The following proteins come from a genomic window of Macrobrachium rosenbergii isolate ZJJX-2024 chromosome 37, ASM4041242v1, whole genome shotgun sequence:
- the LOC136825414 gene encoding uncharacterized protein isoform X2 has translation MQSLEDSWPEYPFIKPQFLIEPHLKLEELKDFILSHTELPHLKNGTLLICNVGLHDIIELVDYSECASVENHQPLKIMTLGKAVEDIVKIVILRLSKIYKILEDSLDSRSVICFSAIIPCDPIMHFVVQSLNHLPTGHASMGSQLRENLSMLRSDVKFICTKVNKHLEKLNPLPSIWNIMKSYHLDRKIVGQVFVDGINISSETSRLLASKLSRFLIELFYRVEINTKFVGYNRDQKVIVVGDSRLMLLQEMWLGDKPQFYCEPNLGFHNFSNFINEKLVDLKDKIVIVCLGLNDLIQFVDNESCLEKDHEPCQVALSLCDKHSSTEEYFKKIQENFKSSFTLFCTKNPVMMFFATVYPIHIDNYMNSQVKIHEEKTGHVITPPQKKPEINAKLNELVYRLNSLMKEVCCEHGLPLWDMFHVVCRGYEASTLSPDVLDMFHVVRRGYEASTLRPDVLKDGIYPSERTAEELIRSFFSFTKDKLLQEFAENVEGYKFPYRPLPTCSDYPTDNLWEKKVDTKVSTGKTQRGVDQSTSKKTEAKTESSSQSSGALKSHQPDTDTSISSNLAHRRLSGSRPSVFTRIKDRHPRSEERRYPLPSVERTHRSRTSRSPLHGRRSRYGRSPEHYSRTQRSSERGRENRELYYNLESVRKIRKQCQEEKDPIFRDALLNLFSTHVYECELYMHKPDAHPDYSKEYRLFLVKKRGSIMSLGGDPESFDYIKEWGQFWPSRMFELFQESWESKKTQCLSMMTSKRKRSSSSSSSSSSSSSSSSSSSSSSSSSSSSSRSPTPERKRKRSKKKASKSEKSLSKPEKKKVFEGNNEWKPVVSPEDTSDSGFMQDMMLTRREPEKELETSVQSQSLSYGDKVYSQNVVKKKVVKVVEVLGILTYMKEKLGVFGLPVSILYEKAVEMEKKGLNPNVLLEDEETATLFFMLSDKLSSQIEEGDGSTIQKAITLEAHTLLLDVITEINENKKKGKKNLHVNIAQIARLTMGKTISDTIRIIKNFLFYEGYSNVNKDDLESIYMSVKDEQLKLTESTSLSQGYRSVGSPSGFTRIEQKTTESKRPDQGLTDFVLPQDKMNEEFFIGKNSFPSRDATVKASSSKFDTPKELDEEFFTGKKFLKPGDSVDNERNEMNLKAAYVPHRHKLPPPAPILSGIHSSMLLKNSSSQHLQNSSSQLLQNSNSPLLQNSASKPSSAHSVPKGLPQALDYDLLRKCLEALPSFPK, from the exons ATGCAGTCACTTGAAGATTCTTGGCCGGAATATCCATTCATTAAACCCCAGTTTCTCATTGAACCCCATTTAAAACTTGAAGAGCTTAAAGATTTCATCCTGTCACATACTGAACTTCCACACCTGAAAAATGGAACATTGTTGATATGTAATGTGGGTCTTCATGATATCATTGAGTTGGTAGATTATAGCGAATGTGCTTCAGTCGAGAATCATCAACCTCTGAAGATCATGACTCTAGGAAAAGCAGTTGAAGATATAGTCAAGATAGTAATATTACGTCTCAGTAAAATTTATAAGATACTAGAAGACAGTTTAGATAGCCGTTCAGTCATTTGTTTTTCAGCCATTATCCCCTGTGACCCTATAATGCATTTTGTAGTGCAGTCATTAAATCACCTTCCAACAGGacatgccagcatgggctctcaGCTTCGAGAAAACTTAAGTATGTTGAGATCTGACGTCAAGTTTATTTGCACAAAGGTCAATAAACATTTGGAAAAACTTAACCCCCTGCCATCTATATGGAATATTATGAAGTCATACCACCTAGATCGTAAAATTGTTGGTCAGGTTTTTGTTGATGGTATTAACATATCTTCAGAGACATCCCGTTTATTAGCATCCAAACTGAGCAGATTTCTCATAGAGTTGTTTTATAGAGTAGAGATAAATACTAAATTTGTTGGCTATAACAGAGATCAAAAAGTTATCGTGGTAGGGGATTCACGATTGATGCTGCTGCAAGAGATGTGGCTTGGTGATAAACCACAATTTTATTGTGAACCAAACCTGGGGTTTCACAATTTTAGTaactttattaatgaaaaactaGTGGATCTAAAAGACAAGATTGTGATTGTATGCCTTGGACTGAATGACCTGATCCAGTTTGTTGACAATGAGTCTTGCCTAGAAAAAGACCATGAACCATGCCAGGTTGCTTTGTCGTTATGTGATAAGCACAGTAGTACAGAGGagtactttaaaaaaatccaAGAGAATTTCAAAAGCTCCTTCACTTTGTTTTGTACAAAGAATCCTGTCATGATGTTTTTTGCAACCGTATATCCCATTcatatagataattatatgaaTTCACAGGTGAAAATTCATGAGGAAAAGACAGGTCATGTCATCACCCCACCTCAAAAGAAACCCGAAATTAATGCAAAGTTGAATGAATTGGTGTACAGGTTAAATTCACTCATGAAAGAAGTGTGCTGTGAACATGGTTTGCCATTATGGGATATGTTCCATGTTGTTTGTAGAGGATATGAAGCCTCAACTCTGAGCCCAGATGTTTTGGATATGTTCCATGTTGTTCGTAGAGGATATGAAGCTTCAACTCTGAGGCCAGATGTTTTGAAAGATGGTATTTATCCAAGTGAAAGAACAGCTGAGGAACTTATtcgttccttcttttcctttaccAAAGACAAGTTATTACAAGAATTTGCTGAAAATGTAGAAGGGTACAAGTTTCCATATAGACCTTTGCCAACATGTAGTGATTACCCCACAGACAATTTATGGGAAAAAAAAGTGGATACCAAAGTTTCTACTGGGAAAACACAAAGAGGAGTTGATCAGTCTACCTCTAAGAAAACTGAAGCCAAAACTGAAAGTTCCAGCCAATCTTCAGGAGCATTAAA GTCCCACCAACCAGACACTGACACAAGTATATCATCAAACCTAGCACACAGAAGACTCTCAGGTAGTCGTCCGTCTGTGTTTACCCGTATAAAAGATAGACACCCACGCTcagaagaaagaagatatccATTGCCTTCAGTAGAGAGAACACATCGTTCAAGGACATCTAGGTCTCCATTACATGGGAGACGATCGAGGTATGGTAGGTCGCCAGAACACTATTCTAGAACACAGAGATCCTCTGAAAGAGGTCGTGAAAATAGGGAATTATATTACAATTTAGAGTCTGTTAGAAAAATTCGAAAGCAGTGTCAGGAGGAGAAAGATCCAATTTTCCGAGATGCTCTTCTCAACTTGTTTAGTACTCATGTTTATGAATGCGAATTGTATATGCACAAGCCAGATGCACATCCAGATTATTCTAAAGAATATAGGCTGTTTTTGGTTAAAAAAAGAGGTTCCATAATGAGTTTGGGTGGTGATCCAGAATCATTTGATTACATAAAAGAATGGGGACAGTTTTGGCCTTCACGTATGTTTGAACTCTTCCAAGAAAGTTGGGAGTCTAAAAAAACACAGTGTCTATCTATGATGACTTCAAAGAGAAAAagatcatcttcatcttcatcatcttcgtcatcttcatcttcatcttcatcttcgtcatcatcatcttcatcttcatcttcgtcatctTCACGATCCCCCACtccagagaggaaaagaaaacgaTCAAAAAAGAAAGCTTCGAAGTCTGAAAAAAGTTTATCCAAAcctgagaaaaagaaagtttttgaagGAAACAATGAATGGAAACCAGTGGTCTCCCCTGAAGATACTTCGGACAGTGGTTTTATGCAAGACATGATGCTCACAAGACGAGAACCAGAGAAGGAGCTAGAAACTAGTGTGCAGTCCCAAAGTTTATCATATGGTGATAAAGTATATTCACAAAATGTAGTAAAGAAGAAAGTTGTGAAGGTTGTCGAAGTTCTAGgtatattaacatatatgaaagagaaattggGTGTGTTTGGATTACCAGTCAGCATATTGTATGAAAAAGCAgttgaaatggaaaagaaaggttTAAATCCAAATGTTCTGCTAGAAGATGAAGAAACAGCAACACTGTTTTTTATGTTGAGCGATAAACTTTCTTCTCAAATTGAAGAAGGGGATGGATCAACTATCCAGAAAGCTATTACTCTTGAAGCACACACACTTTTGCTTGAcgtaataactgaaataaatgaaaataagaagaaaggtaagaaaaatttGCATGTTAACATTGCCCAGATAGCTCGTTTAACAATGGGAAAGACAATATCAGACACTATCAGgattataaaaaatttcttgttttatgaagGCTATTCTAATGTAAACAAGGATGAcctagaaagtatatatatgtctgttaaaGATGAGCAGTTGAAGCTCACAGAGTCTACATCCTTAAGCCAAGGTTATAGGTCCGTAGGCTCTCCATCAGGATTTACCAGAATAGAACAGAAGACAACTGAAAGCAAAAGACCTGATCAAGGCCTCACAGATTTTGTTCTACCTCAAGATAAGATGAATGAGGAATTCTTCATAGGAAAGAATTCATTTCCAAGTAGAGATGCAACGGTAAAAGCTTCCTCATCAAAGTTTGACACCCCAAAGGAACTTGATGAGGAGTTCTTTACAGGCAAGAAATTTTTGAAGCCTGGTGATTCTGTAGataatgagagaaatgaaatgaatttgaaagcTGCTTATGTACCTCACAGGCATAAACTACCTCCGCCTGCCCCTATATTATCGGGAATACATAGTTCAATGCTTTTAAAGAATTCTAGTTCACAGCATCTACAGAATTCCAGTTCACAACTTTTACAGAATTCTAATTCACCTCTTTTACAGAATTCTGCAAGTAAACCATCATCAGCTCATAGTGTCCCTAAAGGGCTACCACAAGCATTAGACTATGATTTATTACGAAAATGTCTAGAAGCTCTGCCAAGTTTCCCTAAATAA